One Thomasclavelia spiroformis DSM 1552 DNA window includes the following coding sequences:
- a CDS encoding LPXTG cell wall anchor domain-containing protein, with translation MLDFIKGDKAALRSFITKVENTVEEEYTPATWTAFAAALGTGNTVLANENAMQEEVDNAYTNLVKAYLNLRLVPNKDKLEDLINQTKALVAANYTADTWKNVSDALVLAENVMSNENATSEEVANAETVLTKAVEGLVVNNTPVTPSTPAVDNTVDSTVKTPVNSGDTTASVKTGDESLTGLFGGITLLSLAGAVLLKRKEN, from the coding sequence ATGCTAGATTTCATTAAAGGAGATAAAGCAGCATTACGTTCATTCATCACAAAAGTAGAAAATACAGTTGAAGAAGAATATACACCAGCTACATGGACAGCATTTGCAGCAGCATTAGGAACAGGAAATACAGTATTAGCAAATGAAAATGCAATGCAAGAAGAAGTAGATAATGCATATACTAATTTAGTAAAAGCATATTTGAACTTAAGATTAGTACCAAATAAAGATAAATTAGAAGATCTAATCAATCAAACAAAAGCATTAGTAGCAGCAAATTATACAGCTGATACATGGAAAAATGTAAGTGATGCATTAGTATTAGCAGAAAATGTAATGAGCAATGAAAATGCAACAAGTGAAGAAGTTGCAAATGCCGAAACTGTATTAACAAAAGCAGTAGAAGGATTAGTAGTAAATAATACGCCAGTAACTCCAAGTACACCAGCTGTAGACAATACAGTAGACAGTACAGTAAAAACACCAGTAAACAGTGGAGATACAACAGCAAGTGTAAAAACAGGAGATGAAAGCTTAACAGGATTATTTGGAGGAATCACATTATTAAGCTTAGCTGGAGCAGTATTACTTAAAAGAAAAGAAAATTAG
- a CDS encoding AraC family transcriptional regulator encodes MYKYEKIVYNDNLPIKLYDFFNEESEGNIIEKHWHSSIEILIPLYGKFELWVNGINVEISAGKVYIINSKIIHAINGIKDEKIYKGYALQISYDYMKECCPQIDIFSFQQPDEKVNKALMRTLIEIIRFYESKEKYNDIRMKSYLQKVVFILLSKLSREKSDCLKLKDNKCKNKIVKITKYIEDNYQNELTVQQIADTFKISSGYLSKLFKENLNLTVKKYLYQIRLEHAEEELIETDYSIIDIAFENGFPNTKSFCQIFKRKNHMTPAKFRNMMRK; translated from the coding sequence ATGTATAAATATGAAAAAATTGTATATAATGACAATTTGCCTATAAAATTATATGATTTTTTTAATGAAGAAAGTGAAGGAAATATAATTGAAAAACATTGGCATAGTAGTATTGAAATTTTAATACCTTTATATGGCAAATTTGAATTATGGGTGAATGGAATCAATGTGGAGATAAGTGCTGGAAAAGTATACATTATTAACTCAAAAATTATTCATGCTATTAATGGAATAAAGGATGAAAAAATATATAAAGGGTATGCTTTACAAATTAGTTATGATTATATGAAAGAATGTTGCCCACAAATAGATATATTTTCTTTTCAACAACCCGATGAAAAAGTTAATAAAGCATTAATGCGTACTTTAATAGAGATAATTAGATTTTATGAAAGTAAGGAAAAGTATAATGATATAAGAATGAAAAGTTATCTTCAAAAAGTTGTATTTATTTTATTAAGTAAATTATCTAGAGAAAAAAGTGATTGCTTAAAATTGAAAGACAATAAGTGCAAAAATAAGATTGTAAAAATTACAAAATATATAGAAGATAATTATCAAAATGAGCTGACAGTACAACAAATTGCAGATACATTTAAAATATCATCAGGATATCTATCTAAATTATTTAAAGAAAATTTAAATTTAACAGTGAAAAAATATCTATATCAAATAAGGTTGGAACATGCAGAAGAAGAATTGATTGAAACTGATTATTCAATTATTGATATTGCCTTTGAAAATGGCTTTCCAAATACTAAATCATTTTGTCAAATATTTAAACGGAAAAATCATATGACTCCAGCAAAATTTAGAAATATGATGAGAAAATGA
- a CDS encoding prolyl oligopeptidase family serine peptidase: MLKKLMSCLICMLMVIGICKTPTMAISEVTASGTQKAYIVGDDWGPAVTKTVIELDKAIDSSSVSKEKFNVVEEKQSYTNQPVARTVTDAYTSDANGNKVESSSNYITIEMYVSPSEGSPFFYDFMSGRNVWCETYKLNVSLVDGMTLTAGEETVNALAIEADINVSDPAERICPQLDGFDTTKTYTATDGTTYSYAEYLPAEDNQKNALVIWLHGAGEGGVDPTIDLLANEVTALAGDEFQELFKGAYVLAPQSPTMWMDDGTGAYQNGDKGSCYAESLFELIETYVKSNEDIDTNRIIIGGCSNGGYMTMEMILKHPDYFAAAYPICEAFQDQYISDEQIESIKDMPIWFTYAKTDRTVNPELCTEATVARLIEAGAKNIHVSAFEDVHDTTGRFTNADGTPYTYDGHWSWVYFDNNECYDENGVNAWQWLAKQNKVSGEVVDKTALKIAVDLANAITDEDLANVVQAVVDEFKMARDEANAVYNNVSATQEEVNNAFDRLANAMHMLDFKQGDKTALKAFIDKVSGLEAAKYTEATWTVFETELNEAVAVYEDLNAMQEEVNNAYSELVTAFLNLRLIPDKSLLEELINKAEGLNGVNYTKASYAAVENALLTAKAVYENPNATQEVDNAKATLEKAIAGLQANPSTPSNVDNTVKTPVNNGDTTSVKTGDDVNMLGTLAGLALLSIVGAKVLRKKEDSCN, from the coding sequence ATGCTAAAAAAATTAATGAGTTGCCTGATTTGTATGCTCATGGTCATTGGAATATGTAAAACCCCTACAATGGCTATAAGTGAAGTTACAGCATCAGGAACACAAAAAGCGTATATTGTTGGTGATGACTGGGGACCAGCAGTAACAAAAACAGTAATCGAATTAGATAAAGCGATTGACAGTAGCTCAGTCAGTAAAGAAAAATTCAATGTAGTAGAAGAAAAACAATCTTATACAAATCAACCAGTAGCTAGAACAGTGACAGATGCATATACATCTGATGCTAATGGTAATAAGGTTGAAAGCAGTTCAAACTATATTACAATTGAAATGTATGTTTCACCAAGTGAAGGATCACCATTCTTCTATGATTTCATGAGCGGAAGAAATGTATGGTGCGAAACATATAAATTAAATGTATCATTAGTAGATGGCATGACATTGACAGCTGGAGAAGAAACAGTTAATGCATTAGCAATTGAAGCAGACATCAATGTATCAGACCCAGCTGAAAGAATCTGTCCACAGTTAGATGGTTTTGATACAACAAAAACATATACTGCAACAGATGGAACAACATATTCATATGCAGAATACTTACCGGCAGAAGATAATCAGAAAAATGCATTAGTAATCTGGTTACATGGAGCAGGAGAAGGTGGAGTAGATCCAACAATCGATTTACTTGCAAATGAAGTAACAGCATTAGCAGGAGATGAATTCCAAGAATTATTTAAAGGAGCATATGTATTAGCACCACAATCACCAACAATGTGGATGGATGATGGTACAGGGGCTTATCAAAATGGAGACAAGGGATCATGCTATGCAGAAAGCCTATTTGAATTGATAGAAACATATGTAAAATCAAATGAAGATATCGATACAAATCGTATAATCATCGGAGGATGTTCAAACGGTGGATATATGACAATGGAAATGATTTTAAAACATCCAGATTATTTTGCGGCAGCATATCCGATTTGTGAAGCATTCCAAGATCAATATATAAGCGATGAACAAATAGAATCAATCAAAGATATGCCAATCTGGTTTACATATGCAAAAACAGATAGAACAGTAAATCCAGAATTATGTACAGAAGCAACAGTAGCAAGATTAATAGAAGCAGGAGCAAAAAATATTCATGTATCAGCATTTGAAGATGTACATGACACAACAGGAAGATTTACAAATGCAGATGGAACACCATATACATATGATGGACACTGGTCATGGGTATACTTTGATAACAACGAATGCTATGATGAAAATGGAGTAAATGCATGGCAATGGCTTGCAAAACAAAATAAAGTGAGTGGAGAAGTTGTAGACAAAACAGCATTAAAAATTGCAGTAGATCTAGCTAATGCAATTACTGATGAAGATTTAGCTAATGTTGTACAAGCAGTAGTTGATGAATTCAAAATGGCAAGAGATGAAGCTAATGCAGTATATAATAATGTTAGTGCTACTCAAGAAGAAGTAAATAATGCATTTGATAGGCTTGCTAACGCTATGCATATGTTAGACTTTAAACAAGGCGATAAAACAGCATTAAAAGCATTTATCGATAAAGTTAGCGGATTAGAAGCTGCTAAATATACAGAAGCTACATGGACAGTATTTGAAACAGAATTAAATGAAGCAGTAGCAGTATATGAAGATTTAAATGCAATGCAAGAAGAAGTAAACAATGCATACAGTGAATTAGTAACAGCATTCTTGAACTTAAGATTAATTCCAGATAAGAGCTTATTAGAAGAATTAATCAATAAGGCAGAAGGATTAAACGGAGTAAACTATACAAAAGCATCATATGCTGCAGTAGAAAATGCTTTATTAACAGCAAAAGCAGTATATGAAAATCCAAATGCAACACAAGAAGTAGACAATGCAAAAGCAACATTAGAAAAAGCAATAGCCGGATTACAAGCAAATCCAAGTACACCATCAAATGTAGACAATACAGTAAAAACACCAGTAAATAATGGTGATACTACAAGTGTAAAAACAGGTGATGATGTTAATATGTTAGGAACATTAGCAGGGCTTGCGTTATTAAGTATTGTAGGAGCTAAAGTTCTTAGAAAAAAAGAAGATTCATGTAATTAA
- a CDS encoding mannose/fructose/sorbose PTS transporter subunit IIB → MVGIILASHGEFANGILQSGSMIFGEQQDVKAVTLQPSEGPDDLKAKIEEAIATFENQEQVLFLVDLWGGTPFNQSNGLIDGHEDTWAIVTGLNLPMLIEAYASRLSMQTAHEIAKHIVEVAREGVKVKPEKLEPVKAAPAATKAAVQGAIPEGTVIGDGKIKYVLARIDTRLLHGQVATTWTKTTNPNRIIVVSDSVARDDLRKKMIEQAAPPGVKANVVPVDKMIKVAKDPRFGNTKAMLLFETPQDALKAIEGGVEIKELNIGSMAHSIGKVVVNKAIAMDKDDVKTIEKIKSKGIKFDIRKVPSDSKENIDNLLKKAKAELGNA, encoded by the coding sequence ATGGTAGGAATTATTCTTGCTAGTCATGGAGAATTCGCAAACGGAATCCTACAATCCGGATCAATGATCTTTGGAGAACAGCAGGATGTAAAAGCTGTAACATTACAGCCTAGCGAAGGACCAGATGATTTAAAGGCAAAGATAGAAGAAGCAATTGCTACATTCGAAAATCAGGAACAGGTCTTGTTTTTAGTTGATTTATGGGGTGGTACACCTTTCAATCAATCTAATGGACTAATCGACGGACATGAAGACACATGGGCAATCGTTACTGGTTTGAACTTGCCAATGCTGATTGAAGCTTATGCTTCTCGTCTATCAATGCAAACTGCACATGAAATTGCAAAACATATCGTAGAAGTTGCAAGAGAAGGTGTAAAAGTAAAACCTGAAAAACTGGAACCGGTAAAAGCAGCTCCAGCAGCTACAAAAGCAGCAGTTCAAGGAGCAATTCCGGAAGGAACAGTGATCGGAGACGGAAAGATCAAATATGTACTTGCACGTATCGATACACGTTTGCTTCATGGACAGGTAGCTACAACATGGACAAAGACAACAAATCCAAATCGAATCATCGTAGTATCAGATTCAGTAGCACGAGATGATCTTCGTAAGAAAATGATCGAACAGGCAGCGCCACCAGGAGTAAAAGCTAATGTAGTACCAGTTGATAAAATGATCAAGGTAGCTAAGGATCCACGATTTGGAAATACAAAAGCGATGCTGCTGTTTGAAACACCACAGGATGCATTGAAAGCAATCGAAGGTGGAGTAGAGATCAAAGAACTAAACATCGGATCAATGGCGCATTCAATTGGAAAAGTGGTTGTAAATAAAGCAATCGCAATGGATAAAGATGATGTAAAAACAATCGAGAAAATAAAATCGAAAGGAATCAAATTTGATATCCGCAAGGTACCAAGTGATTCAAAAGAAAATATCGATAATCTTCTTAAAAAGGCAAAAGCCGAATTAGGAAATGCTTAG